One window of Paenibacillus sp. FSL K6-3182 genomic DNA carries:
- a CDS encoding ATP-dependent Clp protease proteolytic subunit, whose amino-acid sequence MSNYVPYVVEQSSRGERSYDIYSRLLKDRIIFLGSAIDDVVANSIVAQLLFLTAEDSEKEISMYINSPGGSTSAGFAILDTMQFVKAPVHTICTGFAASFAAILLLAGEKGHRAALPNSEIMIHQPHGGVQGQASDIAISANRILNIRSKLNRISAERTGQPIEKIEKDMDRDYFMSSEEALEYGIIDKVITSM is encoded by the coding sequence ATGAGTAATTATGTACCTTATGTAGTCGAGCAATCCAGCCGCGGTGAAAGATCTTACGATATTTATTCGCGATTGCTGAAGGATCGCATCATTTTTTTGGGCTCTGCAATAGATGATGTAGTCGCTAACAGCATCGTTGCTCAATTATTATTTCTTACCGCGGAGGATTCTGAGAAAGAAATTTCGATGTACATTAACAGCCCAGGCGGCTCTACTTCTGCCGGATTCGCCATTCTTGACACGATGCAATTTGTGAAAGCTCCAGTACACACGATCTGCACGGGATTCGCTGCTTCTTTTGCAGCTATACTTCTGCTTGCTGGCGAGAAGGGTCATCGTGCTGCGCTGCCTAATAGCGAGATTATGATTCATCAGCCCCATGGCGGTGTCCAAGGGCAAGCCAGTGATATTGCGATAAGTGCAAATCGGATTTTGAATATACGCTCTAAATTGAACCGGATTAGTGCAGAAAGAACAGGGCAGCCTATAGAGAAAATCGAAAAGGATATGGATCGTGATTATTTTATGTCATCGGAAGAGGCATTGGAATATGGAATTATCGACAAGGTCATTACCTCTATGTAG
- a CDS encoding NAD(P)-binding oxidoreductase gives MTASKLLLLGATGKTGQFIASYLEDRNVPFKRFVRLPEQMIDESYLGDVRNQHEVFEAMIDASGVICALNTEGNGTLVSGITNLIAAMHHYRVKRIVTVGTAGILQSELQPELLRYQSSENRRLNHDAAKEHEQVYRALANTDLDWTIVCPTRLVQEELRGGYRVRKEILPSGGASISFADTAEFAVSEYFNGAYVRERVGISY, from the coding sequence ATGACAGCTTCAAAGTTATTACTTCTCGGAGCAACAGGCAAGACCGGACAATTTATTGCGAGTTATCTTGAAGATAGGAACGTTCCATTCAAGCGATTTGTAAGACTGCCTGAGCAAATGATCGATGAGAGTTACCTCGGAGATGTACGTAATCAGCATGAGGTTTTTGAAGCCATGATTGATGCGAGCGGAGTCATTTGTGCGTTAAATACAGAAGGCAACGGAACGCTTGTCAGCGGCATCACAAATTTGATTGCCGCAATGCATCATTACCGAGTGAAAAGAATCGTTACGGTTGGTACAGCGGGCATCTTGCAGAGTGAGCTGCAGCCAGAGCTGCTTAGATACCAGTCCAGTGAAAACAGACGTTTAAACCATGATGCAGCCAAAGAGCATGAGCAGGTTTATAGGGCACTCGCTAACACTGATTTGGACTGGACCATCGTCTGTCCCACAAGACTCGTTCAAGAGGAGCTGCGAGGCGGTTATCGTGTGCGAAAGGAGATCCTGCCCTCTGGAGGTGCATCGATTTCTTTTGCAGATACGGCTGAATTCGCTGTTTCGGAATATTTTAACGGTGCTTATGTGCGAGAACGTGTTGGTATTAGCTACTAA
- a CDS encoding NAD(P)/FAD-dependent oxidoreductase — MIYDCVIVGGGIAGLQAAIQLGRYRHHVAVIDSGNGRSSVCRSYHNLIGFPDGISGAELRLAGRKQAEQLGVTFIHAEVVEAERINEAFFLKTSDMNSYNGKKLLIATGVKDRLPNLEMLIPCLGTSVYVCPDCDGYEVRDQPTLVLGAGNAGAQMALTLTHWTEELIYVNHELTPINEELRLKLDQKRIPYIEQTIQTVLIEREQFIGVILADGSSIYRQRCFVAFGGNDVCSSIAKQLGVEVMENNHIVVDPRTKLTSVEDIWAAGDVTAHSEMLTIAMGDGSQAAIWIHKSLLST, encoded by the coding sequence ATGATCTATGATTGTGTAATTGTAGGCGGCGGCATTGCAGGATTACAGGCTGCCATACAATTAGGAAGATATCGTCATCACGTTGCTGTTATCGATTCCGGTAATGGAAGATCTTCGGTATGCAGAAGCTATCATAATTTGATCGGTTTTCCTGATGGCATTAGCGGGGCGGAGCTTCGCCTTGCAGGGAGAAAGCAAGCAGAGCAGCTTGGAGTCACTTTCATACACGCTGAAGTTGTAGAGGCGGAAAGAATAAATGAGGCTTTTTTTCTAAAAACTTCGGATATGAACAGTTATAATGGTAAGAAGCTGCTTATTGCGACAGGTGTGAAAGATCGGCTTCCGAATTTGGAGATGCTTATTCCATGTTTGGGAACGAGCGTATACGTATGCCCAGACTGCGATGGATACGAAGTACGAGATCAGCCGACGCTTGTACTCGGTGCTGGAAATGCTGGAGCGCAAATGGCACTAACACTTACGCATTGGACGGAGGAGCTCATTTATGTTAATCATGAGCTCACACCAATTAATGAAGAGTTACGCCTCAAGCTAGACCAAAAAAGAATCCCCTATATTGAACAGACTATTCAAACCGTTCTGATTGAGCGTGAACAATTTATAGGGGTAATCCTTGCGGATGGATCATCTATTTATCGTCAGCGCTGTTTTGTTGCTTTTGGCGGTAATGATGTTTGTTCCTCCATTGCCAAGCAGCTTGGAGTAGAGGTTATGGAGAACAATCATATTGTCGTTGACCCGCGTACAAAGCTTACAAGTGTCGAAGACATTTGGGCCGCTGGAGACGTAACTGCGCATTCTGAAATGTTGACCATAGCAATGGGGGATGGCAGCCAAGCGGCAATATGGATTCATAAGAGCTTATTATCTACATAG
- a CDS encoding C40 family peptidase: MNNTKNKKISRLIAGIGISLSIAIASVPVIAPQEANAATVSSKSKANSVIATGKKYLGVPYKFGAKSGITSAFDCSSFTQYVFKKNGISLPRSSKQQAKSGTYVSKSNLKPGDLVFSDTNRDGIINHVSIYIGNDKLLHTYRVGVGVTISKFKGSTWDKRYVTARRVIK, encoded by the coding sequence ATGAATAACACAAAGAACAAAAAGATTAGTAGACTTATCGCAGGTATTGGAATCAGCTTATCTATTGCCATTGCCAGCGTGCCTGTCATAGCGCCTCAAGAAGCAAATGCAGCAACGGTATCAAGTAAGTCCAAAGCAAACAGTGTCATTGCAACTGGAAAAAAATATTTGGGCGTGCCTTATAAATTTGGTGCAAAATCTGGTATTACTAGCGCGTTTGACTGCTCGTCTTTCACGCAGTACGTATTTAAGAAAAATGGCATTAGTCTGCCAAGGTCTTCTAAACAGCAAGCGAAATCAGGCACTTATGTTTCGAAAAGCAATCTTAAACCAGGCGATCTTGTTTTCTCTGACACGAATCGTGATGGCATCATCAATCACGTAAGCATATATATCGGTAATGATAAACTCCTTCACACTTACAGAGTAGGTGTAGGCGTAACCATTTCCAAATTCAAAGGCAGCACATGGGACAAGCGTTATGTAACTGCTAGACGCGTAATTAAATAG
- a CDS encoding DMT family transporter, with protein MKYIFSVFLGAASYGILSTIVVLAYGRGYELGEVVGSQLLTGFLLAWILTFIMKWREKLSQSSTNQSKANTSIRTSSMTWKQRFILMAAGTPTAITGLLYYQSLRYIPASLAIILLFQFTWIGVLIQAVGQRKRPNGIMFFTIAILFGGTLLAAGIIEQGTGQFNIMGVILGLLSAVSYSLFILFSGKAVPSVHPAYRSAWMITGGMVLVFILFPPTFLFNGLIFGDLMLYGFLLGMFGAFIPPVLFAIGVPHVGEGMAGILGASELPVAVLLSSFVLNEHVSALQWAGVIVVLIGIALPEVIKMKRRRLSVQ; from the coding sequence ATGAAGTATATTTTTTCGGTTTTTCTAGGTGCTGCAAGCTATGGCATTTTATCCACTATTGTTGTGCTTGCTTATGGCCGCGGCTATGAGCTTGGTGAAGTTGTAGGCAGTCAATTGTTAACAGGTTTTTTGCTCGCTTGGATACTCACTTTCATTATGAAATGGCGTGAGAAGCTCAGCCAGAGCTCAACTAATCAAAGTAAGGCTAATACATCTATTCGCACGAGCAGCATGACATGGAAACAACGTTTCATTCTAATGGCCGCTGGAACTCCAACCGCTATTACAGGTTTATTGTATTACCAATCTCTTCGCTACATCCCAGCATCGCTTGCGATTATATTGCTCTTTCAGTTCACATGGATTGGTGTATTAATTCAAGCAGTAGGACAGCGGAAACGTCCAAACGGCATTATGTTTTTTACAATTGCTATCTTATTCGGCGGTACTTTGCTTGCAGCAGGCATCATTGAGCAGGGCACAGGACAGTTCAATATAATGGGAGTTATACTCGGCCTGTTATCTGCAGTCAGTTATTCACTATTTATTCTATTTAGCGGAAAAGCAGTTCCTTCTGTACATCCTGCATATCGAAGCGCATGGATGATTACCGGAGGCATGGTACTTGTATTTATTTTATTCCCTCCAACCTTTTTGTTTAATGGACTCATTTTTGGAGATTTGATGCTTTACGGCTTCTTGCTTGGTATGTTCGGTGCGTTTATTCCACCAGTGCTATTTGCAATCGGTGTGCCGCATGTCGGAGAAGGAATGGCAGGGATTTTGGGTGCGTCGGAACTTCCTGTCGCTGTTTTGCTTTCATCCTTCGTTCTGAATGAACATGTCAGCGCCTTGCAATGGGCTGGTGTCATCGTCGTACTCATAGGTATTGCGCTTCCAGAAGTCATCAAAATGAAGCGAAGAAGATTGAGCGTGCAATAA
- a CDS encoding molybdopterin oxidoreductase family protein has translation MSKSVINGTVKSVCPFDCPDTCGLSVTFEEGKITKVTGDAEHPVTRGAICNKVRQLNDRVYHPDRLLYPLRRVGPKGEHSFERISWEEAYEEITSRMKGIISEHGASAILPYSFYGNMGVLNAEGMDRRFFHRLGASQLDRAICNAAGSTGYAYTMGASRGIDPEETIHTKLFLIWGCNLVSTNMHQTMLATEARKNGAKVIHIDVHRNRTSTWADQFIHLRPGTDAALALGMMHVIIRDGLTDQAFLEQFTLGYEDLAKQAAEYTPKRVEVITGVPAAEVEELSRLYGTTTPSFIRIGNGLQHHDNGGMIVRTISCLPALTGQWDVLGGGAMKGNSWYSRLNGEKIERPDLMPDPDVRTISMNQLGDALLDAAPPVKMLFVYNSNPAVVAPDQNRVREGLAREDLFTVTHDLFLTDTCKYSDIVLPATSHFENLDLYTSYWHLYLQLHQPIMEPMGECKSNFTLFKELALKLDFEPHLFDISEQQMISEALDSENNPLLKGITFEALQANTWMKAGGNELPSYISMIPTPSGKIELYSEKMLMNGLPPIPNHTPLREPETYPFWLTTGPNHNFINSTFANQEKLQKLEKEPLLHMHAEDAEALGLLSGERVKIRNDRGELEMTLRVGQDVLPGVLVTQGLWWEDKKKGHQAVNTLTPQRLADMGGGATFFSNRVEVLKADTAL, from the coding sequence ATGAGCAAATCAGTAATAAATGGTACTGTAAAATCGGTTTGCCCTTTTGATTGCCCGGATACTTGTGGTCTGAGCGTCACCTTCGAGGAAGGCAAAATAACGAAAGTAACAGGTGATGCAGAGCACCCGGTAACCCGCGGAGCAATTTGCAATAAGGTAAGACAATTAAATGATCGCGTGTATCATCCTGATAGACTGCTCTACCCTCTTCGCCGCGTAGGTCCCAAAGGCGAGCATTCATTCGAACGCATATCTTGGGAAGAAGCCTATGAGGAAATTACCTCACGGATGAAAGGGATTATTTCCGAGCATGGAGCGAGTGCCATATTGCCTTATAGTTTTTATGGCAATATGGGTGTTTTGAATGCAGAAGGAATGGATCGACGGTTCTTTCATCGACTCGGCGCTAGTCAATTGGACCGCGCAATATGCAACGCTGCTGGATCAACAGGTTATGCTTATACGATGGGCGCTTCCAGAGGCATTGATCCCGAAGAAACGATACATACGAAGCTGTTTCTTATATGGGGCTGCAATCTCGTATCAACAAATATGCACCAAACGATGTTGGCAACGGAAGCACGGAAAAACGGAGCAAAGGTTATTCATATTGATGTGCATCGCAATCGTACCTCTACTTGGGCGGATCAGTTCATTCATTTGCGTCCGGGAACGGATGCAGCACTCGCTCTCGGCATGATGCATGTCATCATCCGTGATGGGCTGACTGATCAAGCTTTTCTCGAGCAGTTCACGCTCGGTTACGAGGATCTCGCGAAGCAAGCAGCTGAATATACGCCTAAACGAGTGGAAGTTATTACGGGCGTACCGGCAGCGGAGGTCGAGGAGCTTAGCAGGCTGTATGGAACGACCACTCCCTCTTTTATCCGCATTGGCAACGGACTTCAGCACCATGATAATGGCGGAATGATCGTGCGAACTATCTCCTGCTTGCCTGCATTGACTGGGCAATGGGATGTTCTCGGTGGCGGTGCAATGAAAGGCAACAGCTGGTATTCGCGGCTCAATGGTGAGAAAATTGAGCGCCCCGATTTAATGCCTGATCCGGATGTCCGCACGATCAGCATGAATCAGCTCGGCGATGCTCTTCTAGATGCCGCTCCTCCAGTAAAGATGCTGTTTGTCTATAACAGCAATCCAGCAGTCGTAGCGCCTGACCAGAACCGAGTGCGCGAGGGATTGGCTCGTGAAGACTTATTTACGGTTACACATGATTTGTTCTTAACAGACACCTGCAAATATTCGGACATTGTATTGCCTGCAACTTCTCATTTTGAAAACTTGGATTTATATACTTCCTACTGGCATCTGTATTTGCAGCTTCACCAGCCGATTATGGAACCGATGGGTGAATGCAAATCAAACTTTACGCTCTTTAAGGAGCTTGCGCTTAAACTTGACTTTGAGCCTCATCTATTTGACATTTCTGAGCAGCAAATGATAAGTGAAGCACTTGATAGCGAAAATAATCCACTTCTTAAAGGCATTACTTTTGAGGCGCTGCAAGCTAATACGTGGATGAAGGCTGGCGGTAATGAGCTTCCTTCCTATATCTCGATGATTCCGACTCCTTCTGGTAAAATCGAGCTTTATTCGGAGAAAATGCTTATGAACGGCTTGCCTCCAATACCCAATCATACGCCGCTTAGAGAGCCGGAAACATATCCTTTTTGGCTGACGACTGGCCCGAATCACAACTTCATTAACTCGACCTTCGCCAACCAAGAAAAGCTCCAAAAGCTTGAGAAGGAGCCTCTCCTTCATATGCATGCGGAGGACGCAGAAGCACTCGGGCTCCTTAGCGGGGAACGTGTAAAGATACGTAATGACCGTGGTGAACTGGAGATGACGCTGCGTGTTGGTCAAGACGTACTGCCAGGAGTTCTCGTCACGCAAGGCTTATGGTGGGAAGACAAGAAAAAAGGTCATCAAGCCGTGAATACACTGACGCCGCAGCGGCTCGCAGATATGGGCGGCGGTGCTACATTTTTCTCAAATCGCGTTGAGGTTTTGAAAGCTGATACAGCTCTGTAA
- a CDS encoding Cof-type HAD-IIB family hydrolase: MMTRKLIFFDIDGTLVDHEKKIPPSTQQAIEQLKAAGHELVIATGRGPFMLKPISEQLNIESYVSFNGSYVVYNGEVVYSHSINPDRLAELTQITLNNNHPLVYMTPEGMRSSTHETAYLEDAHEPLKKKLPPMEPDYYVGKDIYQCLLYCKQEDEGCYKENFSELGFIRWHLFGSDILPPGGSKAKGIHALVERSGFERENIYAFGDGLNDLEMMQYVYHSIAMGNASDEVKQAARYVTKDVTEDGIMYGLRMLGLLKE; the protein is encoded by the coding sequence ATGATGACTCGCAAGCTTATTTTTTTTGATATTGACGGTACCTTGGTTGATCACGAGAAGAAAATACCGCCATCTACGCAGCAAGCGATTGAGCAATTGAAAGCAGCTGGCCATGAACTCGTTATTGCGACGGGAAGAGGGCCCTTTATGCTGAAGCCCATTAGCGAACAATTAAACATAGAATCCTATGTTAGCTTTAATGGCTCTTACGTGGTTTACAATGGAGAAGTTGTTTACAGCCATTCGATTAATCCTGACCGACTTGCAGAGCTTACGCAAATTACTCTAAATAATAATCATCCTTTAGTCTATATGACACCGGAAGGTATGCGATCCAGTACACATGAAACCGCTTATTTAGAGGATGCCCACGAACCGTTAAAAAAGAAGCTGCCGCCTATGGAGCCTGATTATTATGTAGGAAAAGATATTTATCAGTGCCTGCTTTATTGCAAGCAAGAGGATGAGGGCTGCTACAAGGAAAATTTTTCTGAGCTCGGCTTCATTCGTTGGCATTTGTTTGGCAGTGACATTTTACCGCCTGGCGGCTCAAAGGCAAAAGGAATTCATGCTCTTGTAGAACGATCCGGTTTCGAACGTGAAAATATTTATGCATTTGGCGACGGTTTAAACGATCTGGAAATGATGCAATATGTCTATCACAGCATTGCGATGGGCAATGCATCCGATGAAGTGAAGCAAGCCGCTCGTTATGTCACTAAGGATGTAACGGAGGACGGCATTATGTATGGCCTGCGCATGCTCGGTTTATTAAAAGAATAA
- a CDS encoding RNA polymerase sigma factor: MNELKSLPHTVVKSTEADLDRLQKTLERYCLFLTKSKWDAEDLVQDTWLKGLRAAVDSNHNNPEALLLRIAKNTWIDQRRRKNQYQLLIQQAKPLDIAAYSSSLDHEEAMYALMQHLSPLQRTVFLLRDVLHFSIEETAERLNTTTGAIKAAHYRAREALQAVKRELKAEAVILPDDEYLRSFLRAMAIAYQTGDVALLVELAQRDISEVPILVGIAQNNKRKASRSGAHVFAANPVNVQMAA, encoded by the coding sequence ATGAATGAACTGAAATCTTTACCCCATACAGTAGTAAAAAGTACAGAGGCTGACCTTGATCGGCTTCAAAAAACACTTGAGCGATATTGTTTGTTTTTAACCAAATCAAAATGGGATGCAGAGGATTTAGTGCAGGATACATGGCTAAAAGGGCTGCGGGCAGCTGTTGATTCAAATCACAATAATCCAGAAGCTTTGTTGCTGCGCATCGCCAAAAATACTTGGATTGATCAGCGAAGAAGAAAAAATCAATATCAACTTCTCATCCAGCAAGCGAAGCCATTGGATATAGCAGCTTATTCAAGCAGTCTTGACCACGAAGAAGCGATGTACGCGCTCATGCAACATCTGTCACCTTTACAACGAACCGTGTTTCTTTTGCGCGATGTGCTTCATTTTTCAATCGAAGAAACCGCCGAGCGGCTCAATACGACGACTGGTGCAATCAAGGCTGCCCATTACCGTGCGCGTGAAGCCTTGCAAGCAGTCAAGCGGGAGCTGAAGGCAGAGGCTGTTATTCTACCTGATGATGAGTATTTGCGAAGCTTCTTAAGAGCGATGGCGATTGCTTATCAGACGGGGGATGTGGCCCTTTTAGTTGAGCTTGCACAACGAGATATTTCTGAAGTGCCAATCCTTGTAGGTATCGCACAAAACAATAAGCGCAAAGCCTCAAGAAGTGGAGCACATGTGTTTGCTGCTAACCCAGTGAATGTGCAAATGGCAGCATAA